From Bacteroidota bacterium:
CAGCCAGGCCAAAAAGGCCCATTGATGCGATGATTAATGCAAGGAACGTGAAGAAGCCGATTGTTTTTCCTAGGCTCTCGTCCGCATGATAAAGTTGGGCAAAACGGTCATCCAGAAACCTGAACTCAACAGGGTAGGGGGATATATCCCGCAAAGAAGCCCGCATGGATGCAAGCGTTCCCTGAAGGTCATCGGGATGAATTTTGGCTGAGAGGTAATTGACTGAAGCGGCCAGGTCTGTTTTTTCAGAAGCAAGGTAAAAAACATAGGGCCTGATCTCTGAACGCATGGAATGGGCGTGGAAATCTTCAGCAACGCCAATAATTGTCCGGGTGCTGGCAACGCGTCCCATTTTAAACTGCTTGCCAATGGCTTCTTCAGGCGTCCAGCCAAGCGTGCGGGCAGCAGACTGGTTAATGATGGCTGCAGCAACTTCGTCGGTAGATACATCGACAGAAAAATCTCGTCCTGTTGTCAGTTCGATGCCGTAAAGTTGTAAGTAGTTGTGGTCGACGGCATTCATGTATATCGGAAGCACCTCTTCAGGATTACTGCCTTCCCAGCCGCTTATTTCCGATTGCCAATCAACATAAACCGGTAATGTCGAGGAAGCCGTTACTGCTGATACGTTTGGATTTTCCAACCATGCTTCGCGCACGCGGTCGAGGCCATTGCGTAATTGGTGGTTCTCTTGCTGGATCCGTATTGTAACCACCTGTTCAAGATCGTATCCGAGGTCTTTGTTTTTGATAAAATGGAGTTGTTGATAAATTGCAAACCCGCACGCAATCAAAACCATAGAGGCTGTATACTGGCCCACGATGAGAAGGCGCTGCAGGCTGAACCGCGAATGCCTTGTGTTTAGTTTGCCTTTCAATACATCGATTGGTTTTAGGCCGGACATAAAGAAAGCCGGGTAGCTGCCTGAAACAAAGCCGACAATCACAATGAGGAGTGCACCTGCGGCAAGCAGCCTGAAATCATAGACTTGATTTGATGTAAGCGGTCTGTCGACCATACTGGCAAAGAAAGGCGTCAAAAGTTCTACGGCCAGCAACGCGAGTACAAGTGCTAATCCGGCAATAAGAATAGATTCGCTCAGGAATTGGCCGGCAATCTGGATGCGGCGAGCACCAATTGCTTTTCGTAACCCCACCTCATTTGATCTCCTGATTGATCTGGCTATGGCAAGGTTCATGTAGTTGATGCAGGCCAGTAGAATGATGACGCATCCCAGGGCTATAAAAAGGTAAATCAGTCTCTTGTCGCCTTTTACACCATTTCTGGTTTCACCATGGAAGCCGATGTCGAAATTGATGAAAGGCGCCATGTGGATATCGGAAAGCGCCTGCGTGAAGTACTGATCGCGCGATGCTGCCGGGATATCGGTATCGCCTCGGTATCGAAAGTCAAATACCAGTCCTGGCAATTTGGCTTCGAAGTCCTCAATGTCCACGCCCTCTTTTAAAGAAAAAAACGTGTGTACATTGCTGCTTCCCCAAATGTTGTTTGTAATGCTTCTTGCGAAGGAAGCGTGCGCGTAGTGTGAGGTGATGAAACCGTATTTGATACTGGCATTGACCGGCGCGTCAGGGGCAATTCCGGTCACGGTAAAGAGGCCTTCGTCGCCTACTTGCAGGACCTGGTTGAGGGCATCCTCGCCATTGAATAGTTTATTTGCTACCGTTTTAGTCAGTACAATGGCATCAGGAGAAGCCAACGCTGAGTGGACGTTTCCCTGGAGGAGGGGGATGGAAAATACATCGAAGAAATGCTTGTCGGCCCATAGGCCTTCTTCCCAATAATGCTGGTCACCCACACTTAAGAGCGCACTCCGGTTTCGAAGGCTTGTGGCGTGGTCAATATCCGGGTAGTGGTTTCTTAGGACGCCTGACAATGGGGGAGGTGTTACAGCGTACCTGTCTGTGCCGAGGTATGCGTTCCCAGGTTGATAGAGATTGACGCGATATATCTGGTCAACATTGGTGTAGAATCTGTCATAAGATGTCTCATGCTGCACGAATTGAAAGATCAGGATAATGCTTGCCATGCCGAAGGCCAGCCCAATCGTATTGATAAAGGCATATCCTTTGTTTTTGTAAAGCGTTCGCAGGGTTACTTTTAAATAATTCTTTAGCATGGCGCGCTTGTCTTTGGTCAATGCCATCAGGGGGCAGCTTTACTTTTTACAAGATATATGCCTATTCGCTAAATATGGCAATAAGGGCTAAATTGACGTTGTTTGAGTGAGGATTACTGCCTGGGATGTTCGCCAGCAGTACACAAGCTGTTCGTATTCGGACATCGAAGAGGGTACTTGTAAATATGATTGATTTTATGGAAGTAGGCCGGCTACCTGTTGCCGGCGATAACGTAGCCATCGCCACCAGGCGTCTTGAAGCTGGTATCGTTATCCGCTTCGAAACAAATACTTTTGCGCTGTCACATACGGTGCTGGAAGGGCACCGGTTTGCTGTTATGCACATAGAAGCCGGCGGGTTACTGACATCCTGGGATATGCCGTTTGGGAAAGCAATCCGCTCAATTGCGCCGGGAGAGTATGTCTGTAATCCGGGGGTGCTTGAAGCGCTTGCCGGCCGTAGCATTGATTTTGCGTTACCTGCAGAAGCGAACTTTACCGATGAAATTCCACCCTTTGAAATCGAGGAAGCCAGGCTGGTGTCGGGCCAGCAGGTCGCGCCGGCAAAATCGGTACTCCACTTTGACGGCTTCGATCGGGGAAAGCGTGGGGCAGGGACGCGGAACCACGTAGCCATTGTCGGCGCATCTTCGCGCACGGCAGGATTTGTGCGCCGGCTTGCTGCACACTGTAACCCACGCGCAAGCGGTTTTGACAATGTTGATGGGGTAGTGCCCGTTGCGCACACAGAGGGAGAAGATGCAGTACAGCACAACAGGATGCTTGTGCTGCGTACCCTGGCCGGCTTTATGGTGCACCCCAATGTGGGTGCCGTATTGGTCATTGATCACGCAGCTGCCGGGATAAAGAGCGAAGACCTGCAAGCATACCTTGCTGCACAGCACTATCCGGTTGATGCAGATGCTGTTCGATACATGACCCTGGAGGGGGCGTATGCCGTACACTTTGATCAGGCTGTTGCTCAGGTAGACACGCTGCTTGGTATCGCGAATAAAACCGGACGTACACAACTCCCTGCAAACAAACTCAAAATAGCATTGCAGTGCGGTGGTTCAGATGCGTTTTCGGGGATTTCAGGAAATCCTTTGGCTGGCTGGGTTGCGCGGGAAATTGTCGCGCAGGGGGGCGGCGCAAACCTGGCTGAAACCGATGAGCTCATTGGTGCGGAGTCGTATGTGCTCAAGAACGTGAAGTCGCCCGATGTTGCCAAACACTTTTTATCCGTCGTAAACCGGTTCCAGGAGCGTGCAGCCAGGCACGGCAGTTCTGCCGCCGGTAATCCCTCTGGCGGGAATAAATTCAGGGGACTTTACAACATCTATTTGAAATCGCTCGGCGCAGCCATGAAGCGAGACCCTGCGGTCCGATTGGATGCGGTCATTGAATATGGGGAATTGATGGAGTCGCCCGGATTTTACTTTATGGATAGCCCGGGCAACGACCTTGAAAGCATTGCCGGCCAGGTAGCTGCCGGCTGCAACATGATTTTCTTCGTAACCGGCAACGGATCCATTACCAATTTTCCGTTTGTGCCTACCCTCAAAGTGGTGACCACCACAGCGCGCTACAAACACCTTACTGCGGATATGGATGTCAATGCAGGCGAGTACCTGGACGGCCTGTCGATGGATACACTGGGCAGCAAGATGCTTGCTGAAACGCTCCGGGTTGCCAGCGGAGCGCAGAGTGTTGGCGAAAAGGCAGGCCACGCACAGGTGCAGCTCTGGCGCAACTGGCGGTTGAATCTGGCAGAGCAGGCGCCAGTGGTAGATGCCGGCGCAACTGATTATCCCGGTATACCTATTCCCATTGATATATCCGATGCACCAGCGGTGAACCTGGCGTCGTCGCCGGCTTCAGTCGGACTCGTGTTGCCAACAAGTCTATGCTCCGGGCAAATCAGTGAAATGGCTACAGCAAAACTCAATGCGATGGGCATAGGTAGGTCCATTGATGTAGAACGGTTTGTCAGCGTTGTGCATACCGAAGGGTGTGGCGCTTCGAGTGGCGCATCAGAAAAACTGTTTCTTCGGACCATTTGTGGTCACCTGATGCATCCCGCCATCAAACATGCGCTCTTG
This genomic window contains:
- a CDS encoding UxaA family hydrolase, whose product is MIDFMEVGRLPVAGDNVAIATRRLEAGIVIRFETNTFALSHTVLEGHRFAVMHIEAGGLLTSWDMPFGKAIRSIAPGEYVCNPGVLEALAGRSIDFALPAEANFTDEIPPFEIEEARLVSGQQVAPAKSVLHFDGFDRGKRGAGTRNHVAIVGASSRTAGFVRRLAAHCNPRASGFDNVDGVVPVAHTEGEDAVQHNRMLVLRTLAGFMVHPNVGAVLVIDHAAAGIKSEDLQAYLAAQHYPVDADAVRYMTLEGAYAVHFDQAVAQVDTLLGIANKTGRTQLPANKLKIALQCGGSDAFSGISGNPLAGWVAREIVAQGGGANLAETDELIGAESYVLKNVKSPDVAKHFLSVVNRFQERAARHGSSAAGNPSGGNKFRGLYNIYLKSLGAAMKRDPAVRLDAVIEYGELMESPGFYFMDSPGNDLESIAGQVAAGCNMIFFVTGNGSITNFPFVPTLKVVTTTARYKHLTADMDVNAGEYLDGLSMDTLGSKMLAETLRVASGAQSVGEKAGHAQVQLWRNWRLNLAEQAPVVDAGATDYPGIPIPIDISDAPAVNLASSPASVGLVLPTSLCSGQISEMATAKLNAMGIGRSIDVERFVSVVHTEGCGASSGASEKLFLRTICGHLMHPAIKHALLLEHGCEKTHNDYFRNYLEAEGVDTTRYGWASIQQDGGIAPVLEKITGWFGERQVRENASSTGKAASVGILVAQNLSDALVDVLGRLTKGVVKANGTIVVPHAAVEAGYVQHPLLQQLRLAADIAPTIHYGQRILRPGFHAMAAPTWHEQELLAGLGATGVDVILVISDAFAVPAHPFIPVLQLGTADGPHADWWPAGSNTFEALLNLIEQTLTKTYLPKSTAAQHVDFQISRGWRGISL
- a CDS encoding ABC transporter permease — its product is MALTKDKRAMLKNYLKVTLRTLYKNKGYAFINTIGLAFGMASIILIFQFVQHETSYDRFYTNVDQIYRVNLYQPGNAYLGTDRYAVTPPPLSGVLRNHYPDIDHATSLRNRSALLSVGDQHYWEEGLWADKHFFDVFSIPLLQGNVHSALASPDAIVLTKTVANKLFNGEDALNQVLQVGDEGLFTVTGIAPDAPVNASIKYGFITSHYAHASFARSITNNIWGSSNVHTFFSLKEGVDIEDFEAKLPGLVFDFRYRGDTDIPAASRDQYFTQALSDIHMAPFINFDIGFHGETRNGVKGDKRLIYLFIALGCVIILLACINYMNLAIARSIRRSNEVGLRKAIGARRIQIAGQFLSESILIAGLALVLALLAVELLTPFFASMVDRPLTSNQVYDFRLLAAGALLIVIVGFVSGSYPAFFMSGLKPIDVLKGKLNTRHSRFSLQRLLIVGQYTASMVLIACGFAIYQQLHFIKNKDLGYDLEQVVTIRIQQENHQLRNGLDRVREAWLENPNVSAVTASSTLPVYVDWQSEISGWEGSNPEEVLPIYMNAVDHNYLQLYGIELTTGRDFSVDVSTDEVAAAIINQSAARTLGWTPEEAIGKQFKMGRVASTRTIIGVAEDFHAHSMRSEIRPYVFYLASEKTDLAASVNYLSAKIHPDDLQGTLASMRASLRDISPYPVEFRFLDDRFAQLYHADESLGKTIGFFTFLALIIASMGLFGLAAYAVERRTKEIGLRKVLGAPVATLTHMLLKDFVWLVLIAALVATPIAYLTMQYWLEGFAYRIEIGPGIFLTTIALTFTVALFTVGHQTLKAAFANPVQSLRHD